In Spirochaetota bacterium, the DNA window GGGGGGCCGCTTGAGCGTGGAGCTCGCGCCCCCGGACGCGCGGCCCATGACCTTCAAGCCCAGGGTGCTCGTAAACGATCCCGGACGCGAATTCCGTTGGAAGGGGCATCTCCTCGTTCCGGGCGTCTTTGACGGCGAGCACATCTTCGAGCTTACCGGCGACGGCGGCGCGACCGTGTTCACGCAGCGCGAGATTTTCACCGGGATTCTCGTTCCCCTCTTCGCAAAGATGCTCGATGACAATACCAGGCGCGGGTTCGAATCGATGAACGAGGCGCTCAGGCTGCGGTGCGAGAAGGGGTCGGGGTGAGTTCCGGCCTCATCGAGCGGGTGCCAGAGACAGGGCCGCAGCGGGTGCGCGGATGAAAAAAGGCGATCATTAATCTCCTTCGGGAAAGGTCAGGGCAACGGCAAATCGATAATCATGGAATCATGCCCGATCGTGAGTTTTCCATGATAGATATCGCCCATCCCCTGAATAAACATCCTTCTTGCCAGAAAACTATCAGGCTCCGGAATGAGGTGCGTAAGGATGAGGTGTTTCACTTCGGCGCGCTCGGCAAGCGCGGCCAGCTCCAGGGTGTCGGCATGATATTCCAGGATACG includes these proteins:
- a CDS encoding SRPBCC domain-containing protein, with amino-acid sequence MKEIRISIRIAASPSRVWDIFSDFSRYPEWNPFIRGIRGEFSAGGRLSVELAPPDARPMTFKPRVLVNDPGREFRWKGHLLVPGVFDGEHIFELTGDGGATVFTQREIFTGILVPLFAKMLDDNTRRGFESMNEALRLRCEKGSG